The Lysobacter gummosus sequence GCCTCTCGCGCATGCCATGGGTGCTGCGCGACGCTGGCCGTCAGGCGAGTCGCGCGCCCGCGACGCTGCCCGCGCCGGCGCAAGCCATCACAAGGACGATCGCGAGATCCGCAGGGGGAGCACATGACGAACTGGTACTACCACGACCCGGCCCAGGGCCGCGTCGGCCCCATCGACGCCGACGCCTTGCGCGGCCACTTCCGCACCGGCCGCATCGGCCGCGACACCCTGCTGTGGCGCGAAGGCCTGCGCGAATGGCAGCCGCTGGAACGGCTGTCGGCCGAACTGGGCCTGGACGACGACCTGCTGTCGCCGCCCCCGCCGCCGGTCGTGCCGCCGCCGTTGCCCGAACCGCCGCACTACACCACCGACGGCAACGACGCGGCCGCCTCCGCGCCGGCGCAGAATCACGCCCAGCGCAGCGTCAGCCCGGCCGACTACGCCCCGGCCCACGTCGCCCGCCGTCAGCCCGCTCCGGCTCCCAAGCGCGGCCTGTCGGGCTGCGTGATCGTGTTGATCGTGCTCGCGGTGCTGGCCATTCCGGTGCTCGGCATCCTGGTCGCGATCGCCCTGCCGGCGTACCAGGACTACACCTTCCGCGCCAAGGTCATGGCCGCGCTGGCCGCGACCGGCCCGTACAAGACCCAGGTCGCCGAGCATTACCTCGCCCACGACGGCTGCCCGAACAACGCCTCGCCCGGCTTCCGCCCCGCCGAGGCCTATGCGACCGCGCAGATCGCCTCGATCGAGTTCGGCCGCATGCAGGACAGCGGCCAGTGCGGCATCCAGATCGAGCTGCGCGGCTTCAACACGCCGCAACTCGACGGCAAGAAAGTCTGGCAGTCCTTCGACCCGGCCAACCTGAGCTGGACCTGCGGCTCGGATATCGAGAAACAGGCCACGCTGCCGGCGAACTGCCGCGGCGGCTGATCCGGCCGCACCGATCGCGCCGCCCTGAGCGCAAGCCGGGGCCGGCGCGATGTCTTGCGCTTCGCCCGACCCATCGCCGGTTCGCCTCGGCGCGGTGGCATCATGGCGACCACCGCAGCGACCCAGGCCCCGATTCGCGATGACCCAGTGGTACTACAGCGACAGCGAGCGCAACCGGCACGGACCGCTGGACGGCGAGGCGATGATCGAACGCCACCGCCGCGGCGAATTGGGCGCGGACATCCTGGTCTGGCGCGACGGCATGAGCCAATGGCGGCCGTGGCGCGAAATGGCGGTCGAACTGATCGCCGATCCCGGCTTCGCCCCCGCCGGCTCGCCAGCGCCCGCAACCGCCTCCGCCCCGGCGCCCGGCAGCGCCGAAGCGGTCGGCGCGAGCGCCGCAGCAGCCATCGCCGCGGCGAGCGCCGAGGCCGAACAGCGCCAGGATCCGCGCGCCGCCAGTCCCGATTCCGCGCAAAGCCACGCCGCGGCGCCTGTGCAGGCCAGCGCCGCGACGCCGTCGCAGGCCACCTCCGCCGACGCCGCCACAAGCCCATCCGGAACCACCGCCCCGGCCGGCCCGGAGGCGCATTCGCCCTATGCCGCGCCGCGCGCCGGCGTGGCCGACGACACCACCGTGGTGCAGGGACTGGAAGTCGTCCATGCCGGCTTCTGGAAGCGATTGGCGGCGTACGTCATCGATTCGCTGCTGATCGGCATCACTTATTACGCCGTCAGCACGATGCTGTTCGTGCTCGTATTCGCCTCCGGCCTGTTCGGCGGCGATGCCGCTTCCTGGGCCCAGAACGCCGGCGCGGGGGTATGGATGCTGGTGGTGGCGGTCTACGTGATCATCGGCCTGATCAGCGTGGCCTATTACGTCGGTTTCGAGTCCTCGGCCATGCAGGCCACGCTGGGCAAGCTGGCGGTCGGGGTCAAGGTCGTCGATAGCGAAGGCCGGCGCCTGACCCGGATGCGCGCGCTCGGCCGCTGGGCCGCCAGCCTGCTGTCCTACGCCAGTTTGTGCGTGGGTTTCCTGCTGATCGCCTTCACCGACGGCAAGCGCGGCCTGCACGACATGATCGCCAAGACCCAGGTCGTGGACCGCTGGGCCTACACTGCGCGTCCGCAGATGCAGCAGCGCAGTCTCGGCCCGGTCGCCTGGGTCGTGCTGATCCTCGGAGGCTTGATGTGGTTGCTGGTGGTGGGGCTCGCAGCGTTCGGCGCGATGGTCGCGGCGGCCGGTCATTGACCGGCTCGCCGAAAGCGTCACAGCGCGATGAAACCTGAACAGGGCACACTCCATCACGCCATCTTCAAGCATTTCGGTGCCACTTTATTGGCGTTTCCGGGAGGCCGGGCTTGACAGCCTCGGCCGCCTCATGATTCCACTAGAAAAGGAAACCTGAACGCCCGCGGCCGAACGCTGCGGGCGTCGTCTTCTTAAATTCCGCCTCGCACGGCCCCGGCCGACGAAGCCGCCCCAACACAAGCAAGCAGTCGAGCAGCGCCCCGCCCCGGGCCTGCGGAGTAGCAATGGCCAAGAACCTCCTCATCGTCGAGTCGCCCGCCAAGGCCAAGACGATCAACAAGTACCTCGGCAAGGACTTCACCGTTCTGGCCTCCTACGGCCACGTCCGCGACCTGGTGCCGAAAGAGGGCGCGGTCGATCCGGACAATCACTTCGCGATGGACTACGCCGTCATCGAGAAGAACGAGAAACACGTAGACGCGATCGCCAAGGCCGCCAAGAGCGCCGACAACCTCTTCCTCGCGACCGACCCGGACCGCGAAGGCGAGGCGATCAGCTGGCACATCGGCGAGATCCTGCGCGAACGCGGCCTGCTGGAAGGCAAGCCGCTGCAGCGCGTGGTGTTCACCGAGATCACGCCGCGCGCGATCAAGGAAGCGATGAGCCATCCGCGCGAGATCGCCAGCGACCTGGTCGATGCGCAGCAGGCGCGCCGCGCGCTCGACTACCTGGTCGGCTTTAATCTCTCGCCGGTGCTGTGGCGCAAGGTGCAACGCGGCCTGTCCGCCGGCCGCGTGCAGTCGCCGGCGCTGCGCATGATCGTGGAGCGCGAGGAAGAGATCGAAGCCTTCGTCGCTCGCGAGTACTGGTCGATCGAAGCCGAGTGCGCGCATCCGCAGCAGGCCTTCACCGCCAAGCTCAACAAGTTCGACGGGAAGAAGTTCGAGCAGTTCACCATCACCGACGGCACCACCGCCGAGGACGCGCGCAAGCGCATCGTCGCCGCCGCCAACGGCGCGCTGCACGTCACCGACGTCACCAGCAAGGAACGCAAGCGCCGCCCGGCCGCGCCGTTCACCACCTCGACCCTGCAGCAGGAAGCCTCGCGCAAGCTCGGCTTCACCACCTCGCGCACCATGCGCGTGGCGCAGAAGCTGTACGAGGGCATGG is a genomic window containing:
- a CDS encoding pilin — protein: MTNWYYHDPAQGRVGPIDADALRGHFRTGRIGRDTLLWREGLREWQPLERLSAELGLDDDLLSPPPPPVVPPPLPEPPHYTTDGNDAAASAPAQNHAQRSVSPADYAPAHVARRQPAPAPKRGLSGCVIVLIVLAVLAIPVLGILVAIALPAYQDYTFRAKVMAALAATGPYKTQVAEHYLAHDGCPNNASPGFRPAEAYATAQIASIEFGRMQDSGQCGIQIELRGFNTPQLDGKKVWQSFDPANLSWTCGSDIEKQATLPANCRGG
- a CDS encoding RDD family protein; translated protein: MTQWYYSDSERNRHGPLDGEAMIERHRRGELGADILVWRDGMSQWRPWREMAVELIADPGFAPAGSPAPATASAPAPGSAEAVGASAAAAIAAASAEAEQRQDPRAASPDSAQSHAAAPVQASAATPSQATSADAATSPSGTTAPAGPEAHSPYAAPRAGVADDTTVVQGLEVVHAGFWKRLAAYVIDSLLIGITYYAVSTMLFVLVFASGLFGGDAASWAQNAGAGVWMLVVAVYVIIGLISVAYYVGFESSAMQATLGKLAVGVKVVDSEGRRLTRMRALGRWAASLLSYASLCVGFLLIAFTDGKRGLHDMIAKTQVVDRWAYTARPQMQQRSLGPVAWVVLILGGLMWLLVVGLAAFGAMVAAAGH